The Streptomyces sp. NBC_01255 genome window below encodes:
- a CDS encoding MetQ/NlpA family ABC transporter substrate-binding protein: MRKNIKLTAGIAATAALALGLTACGTSSDPSSSKDSAGSGDASKPLVVAASPTPHADILNYVKDNLAEKAGLKLEVKEFTDYVLPNTATQSGQVDANFFQHKPYLDDFNQKNKTTIVPVVNVHLEPLGLYSKSLKSVKDIKAGQTIAVPNDTTNGGRALQLLAENGLITIKPGVGTNAKLSDITDKKGLEFKELEAATVPRALNDVDAAVINGNYAIEAKLQPAKDALVLEKADGNPYANFLAVKEGNEKDARVQKLAELLNSPEVKKYIEDTYKGSVIPAFGAVAK; the protein is encoded by the coding sequence GTGCGTAAGAACATCAAGCTCACCGCCGGTATCGCCGCCACCGCCGCCCTCGCCCTCGGCCTCACCGCCTGCGGCACCTCCTCGGACCCGTCCTCCTCCAAGGACTCGGCCGGCTCCGGCGACGCCTCCAAGCCGCTCGTCGTCGCCGCGTCCCCGACGCCGCACGCCGACATCCTCAACTACGTCAAGGACAACCTGGCCGAGAAGGCGGGCCTGAAGCTGGAGGTGAAGGAGTTCACGGACTACGTCCTGCCGAACACCGCCACCCAGTCCGGCCAGGTCGACGCCAACTTCTTCCAGCACAAGCCGTACCTCGACGACTTCAACCAGAAGAACAAGACCACCATCGTCCCGGTGGTCAACGTCCACCTGGAGCCGCTGGGCCTCTACTCCAAGAGCCTCAAGTCGGTGAAGGACATCAAGGCGGGCCAGACGATCGCCGTCCCCAACGACACCACCAACGGCGGCCGCGCGCTCCAGCTGCTCGCCGAGAACGGCCTGATCACCATCAAGCCGGGTGTCGGCACCAACGCCAAGCTCTCCGACATCACCGACAAGAAGGGCCTGGAGTTCAAGGAGCTGGAGGCCGCCACCGTGCCCCGCGCCCTGAACGACGTGGACGCCGCCGTCATCAACGGCAACTACGCCATCGAGGCCAAGCTCCAGCCGGCGAAGGACGCCCTCGTCCTGGAGAAGGCCGACGGCAACCCGTACGCCAACTTCCTCGCCGTCAAGGAGGGCAACGAGAAGGACGCCCGCGTGCAGAAGCTCGCCGAGCTCCTCAACTCGCCCGAGGTGAAGAAGTACATCGAGGACACCTACAAGGGCTCGGTCATCCCGGCCTTCGGCGCCGTCGCCAAGTAG
- a CDS encoding glycerophosphodiester phosphodiesterase, with translation MTQGERRTPARRTVLGAAGAAAVLGASTALPTGTAHADEARGDSRGHGHGYRSLPVPTVIAHRGASGYRPEHTLGSYRHALDLGAHVIEQDLVPTRDGHLVCRHENDITGTTDVADHPEFASRKTTKSVDGTSYTGWFTEDFTLAELKTLRAKERIPGTRQENTLYDGRWTIPTFEEVLRWAEEEGRRRGRDVWLHVETKHPTYFRSLGLGLEERLAKLLRRYGRHRANSPVFLQSFEPSSIQRLAKLVDSPGVVLLSAASSRPWDFVQAGDPRTVADLVTPEGLRWIASYAQGIGPTLDLVIPKDAAGRLGTPTTLVRDAHAEGLLLHPYTHRNENSFLPADFRRGTDPTAYGDAFGALKRYLETGIDGIFSDNPDTALLAAADLTAARG, from the coding sequence ATGACCCAGGGCGAGCGCCGGACCCCGGCACGACGGACCGTTCTCGGAGCGGCCGGAGCGGCGGCGGTACTGGGGGCCTCGACGGCCCTCCCCACGGGCACCGCCCACGCCGACGAGGCCCGGGGCGACAGCCGCGGCCACGGCCACGGCTACCGCTCCCTCCCCGTCCCCACCGTCATCGCCCACCGCGGCGCCAGCGGCTACCGCCCCGAGCACACCCTCGGCTCCTACCGGCACGCCCTCGACCTCGGCGCCCACGTCATCGAGCAGGACCTCGTCCCCACCCGGGACGGCCACCTCGTCTGCCGCCACGAGAACGACATCACCGGCACCACCGACGTCGCCGACCACCCCGAATTCGCCTCCCGGAAGACCACCAAGAGCGTCGACGGCACCTCGTACACCGGCTGGTTCACCGAGGACTTCACCCTCGCGGAGCTCAAGACCCTGCGGGCGAAGGAGCGCATCCCCGGCACCCGCCAGGAGAACACCCTCTACGACGGCCGCTGGACGATCCCCACCTTCGAGGAGGTGCTCCGCTGGGCCGAGGAGGAGGGCCGCCGCCGGGGCCGCGACGTCTGGCTGCACGTCGAGACCAAGCACCCCACCTACTTCCGCTCCCTCGGCCTCGGCCTGGAGGAGCGGCTCGCCAAGCTCCTGCGCCGCTACGGACGCCACCGCGCGAACTCCCCGGTCTTCCTCCAGTCCTTCGAGCCCAGCAGCATCCAGCGCCTGGCGAAGCTGGTCGACTCCCCGGGAGTGGTCCTGCTCTCCGCCGCGAGCAGCCGCCCCTGGGACTTCGTCCAGGCCGGTGACCCGCGCACCGTCGCCGACCTGGTCACGCCCGAGGGCCTGCGCTGGATCGCCTCGTACGCGCAGGGCATCGGCCCCACGCTCGACCTGGTGATCCCGAAGGACGCGGCCGGCCGCCTCGGCACCCCGACCACCCTCGTCCGCGACGCGCACGCCGAGGGGCTGCTCCTCCACCCGTACACGCACCGCAACGAGAACAGCTTCCTGCCCGCCGACTTCCGCCGGGGCACGGACCCGACGGCCTACGGCGACGCCTTCGGGGCGCTGAAGCGGTACCTGGAGACGGGGATCGACGGCATCTTCTCCGACAATCCCGACACCGCGCTGCTCGCCGCCGCGGACCTCACGGCCGCCCGCGGCTGA
- a CDS encoding sigma-70 family RNA polymerase sigma factor, with the protein MTSPETTTYADPAPAPASDSLATPDSPATPGLLAALAPLLAAESDAEAPAAGIDPGDLEQAVWLRLLERLQEAGAPERPADWLRRAVRAEARRARRTTDRERPYQGEPAPPPDTEGGPEGSPETSLLVAERHRTLRAAVTRTPGRCPRLLTAMLDPQDPTYREIAGELGISQGSLGPMRSRCLGCLRRMLAAEVPAPGRRGRVR; encoded by the coding sequence ATGACCTCCCCCGAGACCACGACGTACGCGGACCCGGCCCCCGCCCCCGCTTCCGACTCCCTCGCGACCCCCGACTCCCCTGCGACCCCCGGCCTCCTCGCCGCCCTCGCCCCGCTGCTCGCCGCCGAGTCGGACGCCGAGGCCCCGGCAGCCGGCATCGACCCCGGCGACCTCGAACAGGCCGTCTGGCTCCGTCTCCTGGAGCGCCTCCAGGAGGCGGGTGCCCCCGAGCGCCCCGCCGACTGGCTGCGCCGCGCCGTCCGCGCCGAGGCCCGCCGAGCCCGCCGGACCACCGACCGGGAGCGCCCGTACCAGGGCGAGCCGGCCCCGCCGCCGGACACCGAAGGAGGACCGGAAGGCTCCCCGGAGACCTCGCTCCTCGTCGCCGAACGCCACCGCACCCTGCGCGCCGCCGTCACTCGAACGCCCGGCCGGTGCCCGCGCCTGCTCACCGCGATGCTCGATCCGCAAGACCCCACCTACCGGGAAATCGCAGGAGAGTTGGGTATCTCACAAGGCAGTTTGGGGCCGATGCGTTCCCGTTGCCTGGGATGCCTGCGCAGAATGCTGGCTGCAGAGGTTCCCGCCCCCGGCCGACGGGGAAGGGTGCGATAA
- a CDS encoding TetR/AcrR family transcriptional regulator has protein sequence MSVDRTQVLHSAAALLSRKATATMDEVARAAGIGRATLHRHFAGRDALVRALEELGIQELEAALDRARLDEGTADEAVRRLVAGMEPMAPLLSFLVTENQLFEGDQQNEGWARLDARVSDLFKRGQEEGTFRIDLTPAWLTEALYGLIGSAAWAVQDGRVAAKDFQYMIVELLLGGARRSVEK, from the coding sequence ATGTCAGTCGATCGCACCCAGGTGCTCCACAGCGCCGCCGCCCTGCTCTCCCGCAAGGCGACCGCCACCATGGACGAGGTCGCGCGGGCCGCCGGGATCGGTCGGGCCACGCTGCACCGGCACTTCGCCGGGCGCGACGCCCTGGTCAGGGCTCTGGAGGAGCTCGGGATCCAGGAGCTGGAGGCGGCCCTCGACCGGGCCCGTCTCGACGAGGGGACCGCCGACGAGGCCGTACGCCGGCTCGTCGCCGGGATGGAGCCGATGGCACCCCTGCTGTCGTTCCTCGTGACCGAGAACCAGCTCTTCGAGGGCGACCAGCAGAACGAAGGCTGGGCCCGCCTCGACGCCCGGGTCTCCGACCTCTTCAAGCGCGGCCAGGAAGAGGGCACCTTCCGGATCGATCTGACCCCCGCCTGGCTCACCGAGGCCCTCTACGGGCTCATCGGTTCGGCCGCCTGGGCCGTGCAGGACGGCCGGGTCGCCGCCAAGGACTTCCAGTACATGATCGTCGAGCTGTTGCTCGGCGGAGCGCGCAGGAGCGTGGAGAAGTGA
- a CDS encoding lysophospholipid acyltransferase family protein: MSRLAIIKAVLGPVMRLMFRPRVEGAENIPGTGPVILAGNHLTFIDSMIMPICLDRQVFFIGKDEYVTGKGVKGRAMAWFFTSVGMIPVDRDGGRGGVAALMTGRRVLEEGKIFSIYPEGTRSPDGRLYRGRTGIARLTLMTGAPVVPFAMIGTDKIQPGGAGVPRPGKVTVRFGEPMEFSRYDGMDRDRYVLRAVTDSVMAEVMRLSGQEYVDMYATKAKAA, from the coding sequence TTGTCCCGTCTCGCGATCATCAAGGCAGTGCTCGGGCCGGTCATGCGCCTGATGTTCCGCCCCCGCGTGGAGGGCGCCGAGAACATCCCGGGGACCGGTCCCGTCATCCTCGCGGGCAACCACCTGACCTTCATCGACTCGATGATCATGCCGATCTGCCTGGACCGTCAGGTCTTCTTCATCGGCAAGGACGAGTACGTGACGGGCAAGGGCGTCAAGGGCCGGGCGATGGCCTGGTTCTTCACCAGCGTCGGCATGATCCCGGTGGACCGGGACGGCGGGCGCGGCGGTGTGGCGGCGCTGATGACCGGGCGGCGGGTCCTGGAGGAGGGCAAGATCTTCTCGATCTACCCGGAGGGCACCCGCTCCCCCGACGGCCGGCTGTACCGGGGCCGTACGGGCATCGCGCGCCTCACCCTGATGACCGGTGCGCCGGTGGTGCCGTTCGCGATGATCGGCACCGACAAGATCCAGCCGGGCGGGGCGGGGGTGCCGCGGCCGGGCAAGGTCACGGTCCGCTTCGGCGAGCCGATGGAGTTCTCGCGGTACGACGGGATGGACCGCGACCGCTATGTCCTGCGGGCGGTGACGGACTCGGTGATGGCCGAGGTGATGCGGCTGTCCGGTCAGGAGTACGTGGACATGTACGCCACGAAGGCGAAGGCCGCGTAA
- a CDS encoding methionine ABC transporter permease, with translation MTWSEMQPLLEQGTVDTLYMVLWATVVTVLGGLPLGILLVLTDKGGLLQNRPVNKIVGAIVNIGRSLPFIILLIALIPFTTFVVGTFIGPTAMIVPLAIGAIPFFARLVETAIREVDHGLVEAVQAMGGGIPTIVRKVLLPQALPSLVSGVTTTVIVLIGYSAMAGAVGGEGLGSKAVTYGYQRFDTTFMLVTVVVLVLIVTVVQLVGDGVVRLLARRGRTA, from the coding sequence GTGACCTGGTCCGAGATGCAGCCGCTGCTGGAGCAGGGCACCGTCGACACGCTCTACATGGTCCTCTGGGCCACCGTCGTCACCGTGCTCGGCGGCCTGCCGCTCGGCATCCTCCTCGTCCTCACGGACAAGGGCGGACTGCTGCAGAACCGGCCGGTGAACAAGATCGTCGGTGCGATCGTGAACATCGGGCGTTCGCTGCCCTTCATCATCCTGCTGATCGCCCTGATCCCGTTCACCACCTTCGTCGTCGGCACCTTCATCGGCCCCACCGCGATGATCGTGCCGCTCGCCATCGGTGCCATCCCCTTCTTCGCGCGCCTCGTCGAGACGGCGATCCGCGAGGTCGACCACGGGCTCGTCGAGGCCGTCCAGGCCATGGGCGGCGGCATCCCGACCATCGTCCGCAAGGTGCTGCTCCCGCAGGCCCTGCCCTCGCTCGTCTCGGGCGTCACCACCACGGTGATCGTGCTCATCGGCTACTCGGCGATGGCCGGCGCGGTCGGCGGCGAGGGCCTCGGCTCCAAGGCCGTCACCTACGGATACCAGCGCTTCGACACGACGTTCATGCTCGTCACCGTCGTCGTCCTGGTCCTCATCGTGACCGTCGTCCAGCTCGTCGGCGACGGAGTCGTCCGGCTCCTCGCCCGCCGGGGCCGCACGGCCTGA
- a CDS encoding MFS transporter, translating into MSISTLKHPDHIEGVRRPGRWLALSVLVLAVLLVAVDATVLGLATPFLSEDLKPSGSQLLWIGDVYSFVIAGLLVSMGSLGDRIGRKKLLLIGATAFGAVSVLNAYATSPEMMIVARALLGVAGATLMPSTLALIRNLFHDPRERSLAIGIWGAMASAGAAVGPVVGGFLLEHFWWGSVFLINLPVMAVLVLVGIKMIPESKNPNPGPWDLASVGLSLVGVIAVVYAIKELASHGLSLDAAVGALIGAAALTWFVRRQLTLPAPLLDMRLFRNRGFSGAVLADLLTILGLSGLVFFLSQFFQLVQGRQPLEAGLAELPAAIGAVTAGLVAGVVARRFSVRSVVAGGLAAVGLSLAVLTTIDGNTGYPLLGASLLVVGVGAGFAFTVTADVILSSVPKDQAGSASAVSETAYELGAALGIAVLGSIVTGVYRNFATPTGVPTDIASAAHESLGGAVEASGALAPETATALVSAAQLAFVDGLRIAAGVGAAVLLAASVAAWFLLRGQKLEDGVEH; encoded by the coding sequence GTGAGCATCAGTACCCTCAAGCACCCCGACCATATCGAGGGCGTCCGCCGCCCCGGCCGGTGGCTCGCCCTTTCCGTCCTCGTCCTGGCCGTCCTGCTCGTGGCGGTGGACGCGACGGTCCTCGGCCTCGCCACCCCCTTCCTCTCAGAGGACCTCAAGCCCTCCGGCTCCCAGCTGCTCTGGATCGGCGACGTCTACTCGTTCGTCATCGCCGGACTCCTGGTCTCCATGGGCAGCCTCGGCGACCGCATCGGCCGCAAGAAGCTGCTGCTCATCGGCGCCACGGCCTTCGGTGCGGTCTCCGTCCTGAACGCCTACGCGACCAGCCCCGAGATGATGATCGTGGCCCGCGCGCTGCTCGGCGTCGCCGGCGCCACCCTGATGCCGTCCACCCTGGCGCTCATCCGGAACCTCTTCCACGACCCGCGCGAGCGCAGCCTCGCCATCGGCATCTGGGGCGCCATGGCCTCGGCCGGTGCCGCCGTCGGACCGGTCGTCGGCGGATTCCTCCTGGAGCACTTCTGGTGGGGCTCGGTCTTCCTCATCAACCTGCCCGTCATGGCGGTCCTCGTCCTCGTCGGCATCAAGATGATCCCCGAGTCGAAGAACCCGAACCCGGGCCCCTGGGACCTCGCCAGCGTCGGCCTCTCCCTCGTCGGCGTGATCGCCGTCGTGTACGCGATCAAGGAACTGGCCTCCCACGGCCTCTCCCTCGACGCGGCCGTCGGCGCCCTCATCGGTGCCGCCGCCCTGACCTGGTTCGTCCGCAGGCAGCTGACCCTGCCCGCGCCGCTCCTGGACATGCGCCTCTTCCGCAACCGCGGATTCTCCGGCGCCGTCCTCGCCGACCTGCTGACCATCCTGGGCCTCTCCGGCCTGGTGTTCTTCCTGTCCCAGTTCTTCCAGCTGGTCCAGGGCCGGCAGCCCCTGGAGGCCGGTCTCGCCGAGCTCCCCGCGGCGATCGGCGCCGTCACGGCCGGTCTCGTCGCCGGTGTCGTCGCCCGACGGTTCTCCGTGCGGTCCGTCGTGGCGGGCGGTCTCGCGGCCGTCGGCCTCTCCCTCGCCGTCCTGACGACGATCGACGGAAACACCGGCTATCCGCTGCTCGGCGCGAGCCTGCTCGTCGTCGGTGTGGGCGCCGGCTTCGCCTTCACCGTCACCGCCGACGTGATCCTCTCCAGCGTCCCGAAGGACCAGGCGGGCTCCGCCTCCGCCGTCTCCGAGACCGCGTACGAGCTCGGCGCCGCGCTCGGCATCGCCGTACTCGGCTCGATCGTGACCGGCGTCTACCGGAACTTCGCCACCCCGACCGGTGTCCCCACCGACATCGCCTCGGCCGCCCACGAGTCGCTCGGCGGCGCGGTGGAGGCCTCCGGCGCCCTCGCCCCGGAGACGGCGACGGCCCTGGTGTCGGCCGCCCAGCTGGCCTTCGTCGACGGTCTGCGGATCGCGGCCGGTGTCGGCGCGGCGGTCCTCCTCGCGGCCTCGGTCGCGGCCTGGTTCCTGCTCAGGGGCCAGAAGCTGGAGGACGGCGTCGAGCACTGA
- a CDS encoding GNAT family N-acetyltransferase — protein sequence MGLSVTISAADAQDAEHILKLQYLCYQSEAELYGDWSIEPLTQSLDALRAELDEGYGLVARLGDEVVASVRARLDEDGTVRIAKLIVHPRMQRHGLGGRLLDGIERHFAAETAPAEPAAKRFQLFTGHRSEGNLRLYRSKGYAQVAARELGPKLTLVTLEKDAA from the coding sequence ATGGGCCTGAGTGTGACCATCTCAGCAGCGGACGCGCAGGACGCGGAGCACATCCTGAAGCTGCAGTACCTCTGCTACCAGAGCGAGGCGGAGCTGTACGGAGACTGGTCCATCGAACCGCTCACCCAGTCGCTCGACGCCCTGCGCGCCGAACTGGACGAGGGATACGGCCTGGTGGCCCGGCTCGGCGACGAGGTCGTCGCCTCGGTGCGGGCCCGCCTCGACGAGGACGGCACGGTACGGATCGCCAAGCTGATCGTCCACCCGCGCATGCAGCGCCACGGCCTGGGCGGCCGTCTCCTCGACGGCATCGAGCGCCACTTCGCCGCCGAGACCGCACCGGCCGAGCCCGCCGCCAAGCGCTTCCAGCTCTTCACCGGCCACCGCAGCGAGGGCAATCTGCGGCTCTACCGCAGCAAGGGGTACGCACAGGTGGCGGCCCGCGAACTGGGCCCCAAACTCACCCTGGTGACCCTGGAGAAGGACGCCGCCTGA
- a CDS encoding methionine ABC transporter ATP-binding protein: MITTSGLTKVYESRGRQVTALDGVDLHVREGEVFGVIGQSGAGKSSLIRCVNLLERPTSGTVTVDGVDLTALAGKGRRAGKNLRRARSSIGMVFQHFNLLSSRTVKDNIELPLEILGVSGAERSRRALELLDLVGLADKAKSYPGQLSGGQKQRVGIARALAGEPKVLLSDEATSALDPETTRSILQLLRDLNRQLGLTVLLITHEMDVVKTICDSAALMQHGRVIESGTVTGLLATPGSQLAAELFPVSGAPTGPDRTVVDVTFHGESATQPVISQLSRTYNIDISILGAAMDTVGGKQIGRMRIELPGRYEDNVVPVGFLREQGLQVEPVDPDEAAEAVTAPADAVPVLAKEGAK, encoded by the coding sequence GTGATCACCACTTCGGGCCTGACCAAGGTCTACGAGTCGCGCGGCCGCCAGGTCACCGCTCTGGACGGCGTCGACCTGCACGTCCGCGAGGGCGAGGTCTTCGGCGTGATCGGCCAGAGCGGCGCCGGCAAGTCCTCGCTCATCCGCTGCGTCAACCTCCTGGAGCGCCCCACCTCCGGCACCGTGACCGTCGACGGAGTCGACCTCACCGCCCTCGCCGGAAAGGGCCGCCGCGCCGGGAAGAACCTGCGCCGGGCGCGCAGCAGCATCGGCATGGTCTTCCAGCACTTCAACCTGCTGTCCTCCCGCACGGTCAAGGACAACATCGAGCTCCCGCTGGAGATCCTCGGCGTCTCCGGCGCCGAGCGCTCCCGCCGTGCCCTCGAACTCCTCGACCTCGTCGGCCTCGCCGACAAGGCCAAGTCCTACCCGGGCCAGCTCTCCGGCGGCCAGAAGCAGCGCGTCGGCATCGCCCGCGCCCTCGCAGGCGAGCCCAAGGTCCTCCTCTCCGACGAGGCCACCAGCGCCCTCGACCCGGAGACCACCCGCTCCATCCTCCAGCTCCTGCGCGACCTCAACCGGCAGCTCGGTCTCACCGTCCTGCTCATCACGCACGAGATGGACGTCGTCAAGACGATCTGCGACTCCGCCGCCCTGATGCAGCACGGCCGCGTGATCGAGTCCGGCACCGTCACCGGACTGCTCGCCACCCCCGGCTCCCAGCTGGCGGCCGAGCTCTTCCCGGTCAGCGGTGCCCCGACGGGCCCCGACCGCACGGTCGTCGACGTCACCTTCCACGGCGAGTCCGCGACCCAGCCGGTCATCTCCCAGCTCTCCCGCACGTACAACATCGACATCTCGATCCTCGGGGCGGCGATGGACACCGTGGGCGGCAAGCAGATCGGCCGGATGCGGATCGAGCTCCCCGGACGGTACGAGGACAACGTCGTCCCGGTCGGCTTCCTGCGCGAGCAGGGCCTCCAGGTCGAACCCGTCGACCCCGATGAAGCCGCCGAAGCGGTCACCGCACCGGCCGACGCCGTGCCCGTACTGGCCAAGGAAGGTGCCAAGTGA
- a CDS encoding GNAT family N-acetyltransferase gives MTTTFPDISINTDRLVLRALEEADAPALAEMMNDEMVGAWTAVPQPYTEDAARRWITEYAPTERAAGRGLDLAVTEFLTQRLVGIVQLGNTNWRVRSTELSYIIAPWARGEGYASEAALATAQWLFGDQKFERLELRTAADNTASQQVAQKIGCISEGVLRNACIARTRTEDGGWTDLRTDFIVWGLLPEDLDGVADQMAEAGYSSYTDWS, from the coding sequence ATGACTACCACCTTTCCGGACATCTCCATCAACACGGACCGGTTGGTGCTGCGCGCGCTCGAAGAGGCCGACGCCCCGGCTCTGGCCGAGATGATGAACGACGAGATGGTCGGGGCATGGACGGCCGTACCCCAGCCGTACACCGAGGACGCCGCCCGCCGCTGGATCACCGAGTACGCCCCCACCGAACGCGCCGCCGGCCGAGGCCTCGACCTCGCCGTCACCGAGTTCCTCACCCAGCGGCTCGTGGGCATCGTCCAGCTGGGCAACACCAATTGGCGTGTGCGCTCCACCGAGCTCTCCTACATCATCGCCCCGTGGGCCCGCGGTGAGGGGTACGCCTCCGAAGCCGCGCTCGCCACCGCCCAGTGGCTCTTCGGCGACCAGAAGTTCGAGCGCCTCGAACTGCGTACGGCGGCGGACAACACCGCCTCCCAGCAGGTCGCCCAGAAGATCGGCTGCATCAGCGAAGGCGTCCTCCGCAACGCCTGCATAGCGCGCACCCGTACCGAGGACGGCGGCTGGACCGACCTGCGCACCGACTTCATCGTCTGGGGCCTGCTCCCCGAGGACCTCGACGGCGTCGCCGACCAGATGGCCGAGGCCGGATACTCCTCGTACACCGACTGGAGCTGA
- a CDS encoding HAD domain-containing protein, translating into MTKPLLLIDVDGPLNPYAAQRERRPQGYTTHRMRPGGWFETKPLRVWLNPAHGGELLALAEAYELVWATTWKGEANDWIGPRLGLPELPFIDWPRMHGKAPRGTFWKTQYILEYAEGRPFAWVDDDITSYDHEYVEQNHLAAALLLHVDPRLGLLRPDFDALAEWAAAL; encoded by the coding sequence ATGACGAAGCCACTACTGCTGATCGATGTGGACGGGCCGCTGAATCCGTACGCGGCGCAGCGCGAGCGGCGCCCGCAGGGGTACACGACGCACCGCATGCGGCCGGGCGGCTGGTTCGAGACGAAGCCGCTGCGGGTGTGGCTGAATCCGGCGCACGGGGGTGAGCTGCTCGCGCTCGCCGAGGCGTACGAGCTGGTGTGGGCGACGACGTGGAAGGGCGAGGCGAACGATTGGATCGGACCTCGCCTCGGGCTGCCCGAGCTGCCGTTCATCGACTGGCCCCGGATGCACGGAAAGGCCCCTCGCGGGACCTTCTGGAAGACGCAGTACATCCTGGAGTACGCGGAGGGGCGGCCGTTCGCCTGGGTCGACGACGACATCACGTCGTACGACCACGAGTACGTGGAGCAGAACCACCTCGCCGCCGCCCTGTTGCTGCACGTCGACCCCCGGCTCGGACTGCTCCGGCCGGACTTCGACGCGCTCGCGGAGTGGGCGGCGGCGCTGTGA
- the argH gene encoding argininosuccinate lyase codes for MSSNNGDVRLWGGRFADGPAEALAKLSASVHFDWRLAPYDIAGSRAHARVLHKAGLLTEDELTRMLAGLDLLEADVADGSFVGTIADEDVHTALERGLLERLGPDLGGKLRAGRSRNDQVATLFRMYLRDHARVIGGLIADLQDALVGLAEAHADVAMPGRTHLQHAQPVLFAHHVLAHAQSLSRDGERLRQWDTRTAVSPYGSGALAGSSLGLDPEAVAKDLGFERGSVGNSIDGTASRDFVAEFAFITAMIGVNLSRIAEEIIIWNTKEFSFVTLHDAFSTGSSIMPQKKNPDIAELARGKSGRLIGNLTGLLATLKALPLAYNRDLQEDKEPVFDSCDQLEVLLPAFTGMMATLTVHRERMEELAPAGFSLATDIAEWLVKQGVPFRVAHEVAGECVKVAEAEGKELDELTDEQFAKISEHLTPEVRTVLNVPGALASRDGRGGTAPSAVATQLVEVKADLVIQHAWANAKK; via the coding sequence GTGAGCAGCAACAACGGTGACGTCCGGCTCTGGGGCGGCCGGTTCGCCGACGGCCCCGCCGAGGCCCTCGCGAAGCTGTCCGCGTCGGTCCACTTCGACTGGCGTCTCGCGCCGTACGACATCGCCGGCTCCCGCGCCCACGCGCGCGTGCTGCACAAGGCGGGCCTGCTCACCGAGGACGAGCTGACGCGCATGCTCGCGGGCCTCGACCTGCTGGAGGCGGACGTCGCCGACGGCTCCTTCGTCGGCACCATCGCCGACGAGGACGTCCACACCGCCCTGGAGCGCGGCCTCCTGGAGCGCCTCGGCCCCGACCTCGGCGGCAAGCTGCGCGCCGGCCGGTCCCGGAACGACCAGGTCGCCACCCTCTTCCGGATGTACCTCAGGGACCACGCCCGCGTCATCGGCGGCCTCATCGCCGACCTCCAGGACGCCCTGGTCGGCCTCGCCGAGGCGCACGCGGACGTCGCCATGCCCGGCCGTACGCATCTCCAGCACGCCCAGCCGGTGCTCTTCGCCCACCACGTCCTGGCCCACGCCCAGTCCCTGTCCCGGGACGGCGAGCGACTGCGCCAGTGGGACACCCGGACGGCCGTCTCCCCGTACGGCTCCGGCGCCCTCGCGGGCTCCTCGCTCGGGCTCGACCCGGAGGCGGTCGCCAAGGACCTCGGCTTCGAGCGCGGCTCGGTCGGCAACTCGATCGACGGCACGGCCTCCCGTGACTTCGTGGCGGAGTTCGCCTTCATCACGGCGATGATCGGGGTGAACCTCTCCCGGATCGCGGAGGAGATCATCATCTGGAACACGAAGGAGTTCTCCTTCGTGACCCTGCACGACGCCTTCTCCACGGGCTCGTCGATCATGCCGCAGAAGAAGAACCCGGACATCGCCGAGCTGGCGCGGGGCAAGTCGGGCCGTCTCATCGGCAACCTGACGGGCCTGCTCGCCACCCTCAAGGCCCTCCCGCTCGCGTACAACCGCGACCTCCAGGAGGACAAGGAGCCGGTCTTCGACTCCTGCGACCAGCTGGAGGTCCTGCTGCCCGCCTTCACCGGCATGATGGCCACGCTCACGGTCCACCGCGAGCGCATGGAGGAGCTGGCCCCGGCGGGCTTCTCGCTCGCGACGGACATCGCGGAGTGGCTGGTCAAGCAGGGCGTGCCGTTCCGGGTGGCGCACGAGGTCGCCGGCGAGTGCGTGAAGGTCGCCGAGGCCGAGGGCAAGGAGCTGGACGAGCTCACGGACGAGCAGTTCGCCAAGATCTCCGAGCACCTCACCCCCGAGGTCCGCACGGTCCTCAACGTCCCCGGCGCCCTCGCCTCCCGCGACGGCCGCGGCGGCACCGCCCCCTCGGCGGTCGCCACCCAGCTCGTCGAGGTCAAGGCCGACCTGGTGATCCAGCACGCCTGGGCCAACGCCAAGAAGTAG